One genomic window of Leptospira perdikensis includes the following:
- a CDS encoding PAS domain S-box protein yields MESETIYSMSPERPLDYAQMVLDNSTDAIVLMGLDYSVLAFNQSLLDTLKAYSGRMIQIGDDYRSFVTDQDKEVFHGLVEKAIQGESTLLERHSDHKGISIWFEYRMNPTYDKEKNLLGVCLRAKNIDVRKKMEIALSESEQKFRNLIESAPNAILIVDTEGKIVHCNLETENTFGFKKEELIDKSVEQLVPMRHRTGHDRLVNGYLQAPKPMRIGKNQVASAVKKDGTEILVEISLNGFEVNQTNYVSAIIVDITEKIQIENKIKEQIHELKEIARIQSHEIRRPLANILGLLELLESGMSEEKTNEIHSYLKESAKDLDLLVCEIVNRTAISFSK; encoded by the coding sequence CTTATGGGTTTAGATTATTCCGTTCTTGCTTTCAATCAAAGTTTGTTAGACACACTCAAAGCCTACTCCGGAAGAATGATCCAAATAGGTGATGATTATAGAAGTTTTGTGACAGACCAAGACAAAGAAGTGTTCCATGGACTCGTTGAAAAAGCAATCCAAGGAGAATCGACGTTACTCGAAAGGCATTCCGACCACAAAGGTATATCCATTTGGTTTGAATACCGAATGAATCCTACTTACGATAAAGAAAAAAATCTTTTAGGAGTTTGTCTTCGTGCGAAAAACATTGATGTCAGAAAAAAAATGGAAATTGCACTATCAGAGAGTGAACAAAAATTTCGCAATCTCATTGAATCGGCACCAAACGCTATCCTCATTGTGGATACAGAAGGAAAAATAGTCCACTGCAACTTAGAAACGGAAAACACATTTGGATTTAAAAAAGAGGAACTCATTGATAAGTCTGTAGAACAACTTGTTCCGATGCGTCATAGAACAGGTCATGACCGCTTAGTGAATGGTTATTTACAAGCACCCAAACCCATGAGGATTGGAAAAAACCAAGTGGCATCGGCAGTAAAAAAAGACGGAACCGAAATCCTTGTGGAAATAAGCCTAAATGGATTCGAAGTCAACCAAACCAACTATGTTTCCGCAATCATCGTAGATATCACGGAAAAAATCCAGATTGAAAACAAAATCAAAGAACAAATCCATGAATTAAAAGAGATTGCAAGAATCCAATCTCACGAAATACGAAGGCCTCTTGCCAACATTTTAGGTTTATTGGAACTATTAGAATCAGGAATGTCCGAAGAGAAAACGAATGAAATTCATTCCTATCTAAAAGAATCTGCCAAAGATTTAGATCTATTGGTTTGTGAGATTGTCAATAGAACAGCCATTAGTTTCTCTAAATAA
- a CDS encoding M48 family metalloprotease, whose protein sequence is MRALSHTFLFLFLAQTLIAKGNVYVQSTKAKLLSQPKLSADGIPLQMGDALSPISEQGLFVQVRSQDRSGWVSKLFVSPLPPGNQIKLGVTSNSSEAVVARQRASDFTKTAAARGLSETQKMRVRGEGDLYDFESLRWLESVPFTSASVSPSQGTGKEENQSITNSLFANTELDVLKETQAEVKLGRSLAARLLKKYPIVKDTELTSYLNTIASRIAAVSSRKDLSFRVGVIESPEINAFACPGGFVFFTTGSLKKIQTESELAGIIGHEIGHIVLFHNGEFKQSNLFLDILSGLLAPPGGEVVNAAASAALDEMEKQLFETGRDVKLELEADEAAVGLASQAGYSPVGLSNYLNTLSKSEGTDSFKKTHPDTTIRIAKLVYIESSVSTENTAFIKDRWSEFKPKLKP, encoded by the coding sequence ATGAGAGCACTATCTCACACCTTTTTGTTTCTTTTTTTAGCACAAACACTGATCGCTAAGGGCAATGTATACGTACAAAGCACAAAGGCGAAACTTCTTTCCCAACCCAAACTCAGTGCCGATGGGATTCCCTTACAAATGGGGGATGCACTTTCCCCCATCAGTGAACAAGGACTATTTGTCCAAGTTCGGTCGCAGGATCGTTCAGGTTGGGTCTCCAAATTATTTGTATCACCTCTCCCTCCTGGAAACCAAATCAAACTTGGTGTTACTTCCAATTCATCAGAGGCAGTGGTGGCAAGACAAAGGGCCTCTGACTTTACAAAAACTGCGGCAGCAAGGGGACTTTCCGAAACACAGAAGATGAGGGTAAGAGGAGAGGGCGACTTATATGACTTTGAATCTTTGCGTTGGCTTGAGTCTGTACCTTTTACCTCAGCCAGTGTAAGTCCGAGCCAAGGCACTGGAAAAGAAGAAAACCAATCGATTACCAATTCCTTATTTGCGAATACAGAATTGGATGTTTTAAAAGAAACACAAGCAGAGGTAAAACTTGGCCGTTCTCTTGCGGCACGGTTATTAAAAAAATACCCGATCGTAAAAGATACAGAACTCACAAGTTATCTAAACACAATTGCTTCTCGAATTGCTGCTGTTTCTTCTCGGAAAGATTTGAGTTTTCGTGTTGGTGTCATTGAATCACCAGAGATCAATGCCTTTGCTTGTCCCGGTGGTTTTGTTTTTTTTACGACAGGCAGTCTCAAAAAAATCCAAACAGAATCGGAACTTGCAGGAATCATTGGGCATGAAATCGGACATATTGTACTCTTTCATAACGGAGAATTCAAACAATCGAATTTGTTTTTGGATATCCTTTCTGGACTTTTGGCACCCCCAGGTGGGGAGGTTGTGAATGCCGCAGCTTCTGCTGCCCTTGACGAAATGGAAAAACAATTATTTGAAACGGGTAGAGATGTGAAATTGGAATTAGAAGCAGATGAAGCCGCAGTGGGACTGGCAAGCCAAGCCGGATATTCTCCTGTTGGATTATCTAATTATTTAAACACTCTTTCCAAATCAGAAGGAACAGATTCTTTTAAAAAAACACATCCAGATACTACCATTCGGATCGCCAAACTAGTGTATATTGAATCGTCTGTTTCCACAGAGAATACCGCATTTATAAAAGATCGTTGGAGTGAATTCAAACCCAAACTAAAACCATGA
- a CDS encoding patatin-like phospholipase family protein has translation MGKKRALVLSGGGARGAYQAGVLRYLEEIHWKPDIICGTSVGAINACAIGSGMNSSRLSELWLRLNQKNIMRYSLWNMLKGLFRRKYYPLVETYPLKKFIHENLDFTTLNESKTKVVISAVNILTSELKFFDNPNLRIEHILASSAIPMVFPWQIIDGEPYWDGGVMANTPILPALTHEASEIVVVLLSPVGGVPMMEAPETKDEALERLFELYLLGSYRSVEQGLEYRKTVMKGLTPVENFLLGLRTQFKNAKISVIAPKRMLGLGSILNFKKEQAELLLLHGYEDAKEFFTANPISK, from the coding sequence ATGGGTAAAAAAAGAGCACTGGTTTTATCTGGAGGTGGGGCTCGGGGCGCCTACCAAGCAGGTGTTTTGCGGTATTTAGAAGAGATCCACTGGAAACCTGATATCATTTGTGGAACATCGGTTGGTGCCATTAATGCTTGTGCCATCGGTTCGGGAATGAATTCGAGTCGGCTGTCTGAATTATGGTTACGTCTCAATCAAAAAAATATCATGCGTTATTCGTTATGGAATATGTTAAAGGGACTGTTCCGAAGAAAGTATTACCCCCTTGTCGAAACGTATCCTCTTAAAAAATTCATTCATGAAAACCTAGATTTTACAACCTTAAACGAATCTAAAACCAAAGTGGTTATTTCTGCGGTGAATATTCTCACTTCGGAACTGAAGTTCTTCGATAATCCCAATCTTCGTATTGAACATATCCTTGCTTCCTCTGCCATTCCGATGGTTTTTCCTTGGCAGATCATTGATGGGGAACCGTATTGGGATGGAGGAGTGATGGCAAACACTCCCATCCTTCCTGCTCTCACTCATGAAGCTTCCGAGATTGTTGTGGTTCTCCTCTCACCTGTCGGGGGAGTGCCGATGATGGAAGCACCAGAAACAAAAGACGAAGCATTAGAAAGATTGTTTGAATTGTATCTTCTTGGATCTTACCGAAGTGTGGAACAAGGGTTGGAATATAGAAAAACAGTAATGAAGGGTCTTACCCCGGTTGAGAATTTTTTACTTGGCCTTCGTACTCAGTTTAAAAATGCAAAAATCTCTGTCATTGCACCCAAACGAATGTTAGGACTCGGGAGTATCTTGAATTTTAAAAAGGAACAGGCCGAACTTCTTTTGTTACATGGATATGAAGATGCAAAGGAATTTTTTACGGCAAATCCAATTTCCAAATAA
- a CDS encoding C40 family peptidase yields the protein MFVFRSVLYVFFLLSFLTSSLVAQNLDSLVASVYNKQETLLIRNEIRKRLGDRANESSVKDIVQSLRVWAALESMPANEFAEEVERFVILRDYGLSWEETEELIPYFITTKPNKKDIPYLGKFFKEMSLSKLPEETVSDILRVSKSKQWSGASVLVAGRLIVLSRKKEENPNITLGKLESMLPKQIQTLSDEKKNKFLNDWYLGEGKKVDAKDWETIKTDTIQILSLSSSKENFQKSERRTEIVWNEQGEWVTKERPKLDPNLIFLQEQNTNPPINSGDKDKRKLVDSVGRPWIGTPYLYGGYSRRGVDCSGLTKSILTDPKIGMNEKMIPRSARDQAQIGKSVTRDKQQIGNLVFFSASPNTSKITHVGMVLENGNFIHASTSRGVVIQSLDEKWWKERYITGRDIFSGGR from the coding sequence ATGTTCGTATTTCGTAGCGTTCTGTATGTTTTTTTTCTTTTGTCATTTTTAACCAGTTCTCTTGTTGCACAAAACTTAGATTCGTTAGTTGCATCCGTTTATAATAAACAAGAAACCCTTCTCATTCGTAATGAAATTCGCAAACGTTTGGGAGACCGAGCCAATGAAAGTTCTGTGAAAGACATTGTCCAATCACTTCGTGTCTGGGCGGCATTGGAATCTATGCCAGCAAATGAGTTTGCAGAAGAAGTGGAAAGGTTTGTGATTCTTCGGGACTATGGTCTCAGTTGGGAAGAAACAGAAGAACTCATACCATATTTTATCACAACCAAACCGAACAAAAAAGACATCCCCTATTTGGGAAAATTCTTTAAAGAAATGTCTCTTTCTAAACTTCCAGAGGAAACCGTATCCGATATCTTACGTGTTTCTAAGTCCAAACAGTGGAGTGGTGCCTCCGTTCTTGTGGCAGGAAGGCTAATTGTTTTATCTAGAAAAAAAGAAGAAAATCCAAATATCACACTGGGAAAATTGGAATCCATGCTTCCCAAACAAATACAAACCCTAAGTGATGAGAAAAAAAATAAATTTCTGAACGATTGGTATCTGGGTGAAGGTAAAAAGGTAGATGCGAAGGATTGGGAGACTATTAAAACTGATACCATCCAAATTCTTTCTTTATCCTCTTCGAAAGAGAACTTTCAAAAATCCGAAAGACGGACAGAAATTGTTTGGAATGAACAAGGGGAGTGGGTCACAAAAGAACGTCCGAAACTGGATCCAAATCTTATCTTTTTACAGGAACAAAATACAAATCCTCCCATAAATAGTGGAGATAAAGATAAACGAAAGTTAGTTGACTCTGTCGGTCGTCCTTGGATCGGCACTCCTTATCTTTATGGTGGGTATTCTCGGCGCGGAGTGGACTGTTCCGGTCTTACTAAATCCATCCTTACCGATCCTAAAATAGGAATGAACGAAAAAATGATTCCGAGATCAGCGAGAGACCAAGCTCAAATTGGAAAGTCCGTTACAAGGGACAAACAACAAATTGGAAATTTAGTTTTCTTCTCCGCATCACCAAACACAAGTAAAATTACTCATGTAGGAATGGTTTTAGAAAATGGAAATTTTATCCATGCCTCTACAAGTCGAGGAGTTGTGATTCAGTCTTTAGATGAAAAGTGGTGGAAGGAACGATACATTACGGGTCGGGATATTTTTTCGGGAGGGAGATAG
- a CDS encoding adenylate/guanylate cyclase domain-containing protein produces the protein MKQKKYLLPFFLMVLIPGAILGLLSLFGLSNTLNRKLSDSLFHLFPPHHQFSKDIIIIDIDEQSIAKYADHPELGQWPWKRHIYPTLIGYTKLISPPKVTIIDIMFTERSDYDDALVAANLNLGEISHAANFRDGGIVVPRKGEEIISEKFSVPLPTDTPFPRYENVAFPIGQVGETAPMIHVVNVIADSDGILRRFTPFIRWKDKHFPTLALQAFASGESYESEWKEGRFRIHKDGVEREIPLGKDGLVRAYFYTEAELRNIPRYSAAGIIESLNELNANEVEDPEKLLVPPSVFENKIVLIGTSAASTHDDVVTPHGLFPGVIAQAVFASNLIEGHMLRELPEIWGIAFTLFILVIGVVILFVNQIHFLRNIYPIFAISMFVGLFYFLYRLDLVLATSSFIIAFPLSYLMGFAYLTYTEGKEKRKFNNILRNLVDPGVVSEALEDMDTLKKGGEWEITAFFSDVAGFSSISEELSASDLARLLNEYLSAMTKILKSNSGTLDKYIGDAIVGIFGAPIQNKEHPRLACKTALEMVSELEVLRAGWKEKMDYTETAREMAFRIGLNCGPAKVGFMGTDSLASYTMMGDTVNLAARLEAAAKDYGVSILVSESIETACKGEFHFRFLDWIRVKGKEAPVKIYSLVSFVSELTPIILEAEQKYEEGFQFYLNREWEKAISSFEKVSEIYGTPDVTSKLLIKRCQALFKNPPAVGWDGVFTRTSK, from the coding sequence ATGAAACAAAAAAAATATCTTTTGCCGTTTTTTCTAATGGTTCTGATTCCCGGGGCCATTTTGGGATTGTTGTCTTTATTCGGTTTATCGAATACTCTCAATAGAAAACTATCTGATTCGTTATTTCATTTATTTCCCCCCCATCATCAGTTTTCCAAAGACATTATCATTATCGATATTGATGAACAAAGTATCGCAAAGTATGCAGACCATCCGGAACTGGGACAGTGGCCTTGGAAAAGGCATATTTACCCAACACTTATTGGTTATACGAAACTCATCTCTCCACCCAAAGTCACCATCATCGACATTATGTTTACAGAGCGTTCTGATTATGACGATGCTCTCGTTGCGGCCAATCTCAACTTAGGGGAAATTTCCCATGCTGCCAATTTTCGGGATGGGGGGATTGTTGTGCCAAGAAAGGGAGAAGAAATTATTTCCGAAAAGTTTAGTGTCCCCCTTCCAACTGACACACCTTTTCCTCGGTATGAAAATGTTGCCTTTCCCATTGGTCAAGTAGGGGAAACTGCACCGATGATCCATGTGGTGAATGTCATCGCCGATAGTGACGGGATCCTTCGCCGGTTCACTCCTTTCATTCGTTGGAAAGATAAACATTTTCCCACACTCGCCTTGCAAGCGTTTGCTTCCGGTGAGAGTTACGAATCCGAATGGAAAGAAGGACGTTTTCGAATCCATAAGGATGGAGTGGAAAGAGAAATTCCTTTGGGGAAAGATGGACTTGTAAGGGCTTATTTTTATACGGAAGCAGAGCTGCGAAACATTCCACGTTATTCGGCTGCAGGAATCATTGAATCTTTAAATGAACTGAATGCCAATGAAGTAGAAGATCCTGAAAAACTTCTTGTTCCTCCTTCTGTTTTTGAAAACAAAATTGTTCTTATAGGAACTTCTGCTGCTTCCACACACGATGATGTGGTCACCCCTCATGGACTATTTCCTGGTGTGATTGCTCAGGCTGTGTTTGCTTCCAACTTAATCGAAGGACATATGTTACGCGAACTTCCTGAAATTTGGGGGATCGCATTTACTTTATTCATTCTTGTCATCGGAGTGGTTATCCTTTTTGTCAACCAAATCCACTTTTTAAGAAATATTTATCCTATCTTCGCTATATCGATGTTTGTTGGTTTATTCTATTTTTTATACAGACTTGATTTGGTTCTTGCCACTTCTTCTTTTATCATCGCTTTCCCTTTATCTTATTTGATGGGATTTGCTTATCTGACTTATACAGAAGGAAAAGAAAAGAGAAAGTTCAATAATATCTTGCGAAACCTAGTCGATCCCGGTGTTGTGAGTGAAGCTCTAGAAGACATGGATACTTTGAAAAAGGGGGGAGAGTGGGAGATCACAGCTTTTTTCTCTGACGTGGCAGGATTTTCCTCAATCAGTGAAGAACTAAGTGCGAGTGACCTTGCTCGTTTGCTCAACGAATATTTATCCGCAATGACAAAAATCCTAAAATCCAATTCAGGAACTTTGGATAAATACATTGGAGATGCCATCGTCGGAATTTTTGGTGCACCCATCCAAAACAAAGAACATCCAAGGCTTGCTTGTAAAACGGCTCTCGAGATGGTTAGCGAGTTGGAAGTTCTAAGGGCCGGTTGGAAAGAAAAAATGGATTATACCGAAACTGCAAGAGAGATGGCGTTTCGGATTGGGCTCAATTGTGGACCAGCTAAGGTTGGTTTTATGGGAACTGATAGTTTGGCATCCTACACCATGATGGGAGACACAGTCAACTTGGCCGCAAGACTTGAAGCGGCAGCAAAGGATTATGGAGTTTCGATTCTTGTCTCCGAAAGTATTGAGACTGCATGTAAGGGCGAATTTCATTTTCGCTTTTTAGATTGGATCCGTGTTAAAGGTAAAGAAGCTCCTGTTAAAATATATAGTTTGGTATCTTTTGTTTCAGAACTAACTCCCATAATTTTAGAAGCAGAACAAAAATATGAAGAAGGTTTTCAGTTTTATCTGAATCGGGAATGGGAAAAGGCGATTAGCTCTTTCGAAAAGGTTTCTGAAATTTATGGAACACCTGATGTAACAAGTAAACTTCTAATCAAAAGGTGCCAGGCTCTATTTAAAAATCCGCCGGCTGTGGGATGGGATGGTGTGTTCACAAGAACTTCTAAATAA
- a CDS encoding methyl-accepting chemotaxis protein has protein sequence MDEKETNSICWKLTLGLELLTSILAVPIAVLFIVSGGNYNLEKAIYVVIGATIALTISYIVPTVRFFRLRNLILETSPDSFSKKTLEEKQKTKMKLLKFPRNHLGYFLVQWSLGIPFAAYITFLFFKPTITEMFPYVMLPLIIYPVLGVSHFFLAELRLAPILKLPALNELTLPVGEIPKIGIFPRVFFTMFAVFSMGMTTLGYLLVTEVTGIIKLNNAGLTIALLSVFIAIAIYVLTSLFVRVLKSNTDQMVKRYLGLAKGDLREQVPMVSTDELGHGSLALNSFIQSLRKISSVVITESDRVSNDSKVIASHTEGLSHAMMEQASSTEQMSSGIEEMTASIRSTAEGAKKQNEITQDALTSIIDMESALVDVHSSMEKTEIETKRMEEEVNLGQSALQSTLVAMEEIETSVEHTSDVIQVIGDISDKIGLLSLNASIEAARAGDAGRGFAVVASEISKLGEQTLENTKRILEAVEKAYEASKSGRLAVSNTEKTFHQIGHSVDTTINLIKSSSELTKKQMSISKTVKDSFVNLTRSALEIEQNTDEQARTSVELAQSIATISEGTEYLNQFVGEIDKLCSALSDQAGTLKRDISFFQI, from the coding sequence ATGGACGAAAAGGAAACAAATTCGATTTGTTGGAAGCTAACTTTAGGTTTGGAATTATTGACATCAATACTTGCGGTTCCCATTGCCGTATTGTTCATTGTTTCTGGTGGAAACTATAACTTAGAAAAGGCGATTTATGTAGTGATTGGGGCAACCATTGCTCTCACCATTTCCTATATTGTGCCAACGGTTCGTTTTTTTCGGTTACGAAATCTGATTTTGGAAACAAGTCCCGATTCGTTTTCAAAGAAAACACTCGAAGAAAAACAAAAAACTAAAATGAAACTGCTTAAATTTCCAAGAAACCATCTTGGATATTTTTTGGTTCAATGGTCGCTTGGTATTCCATTCGCTGCCTATATTACTTTTTTGTTTTTCAAACCAACAATCACAGAAATGTTTCCTTATGTAATGCTTCCTTTGATTATTTATCCGGTTCTTGGTGTGTCCCATTTTTTTCTCGCGGAACTTAGGTTAGCACCGATTTTAAAGTTACCTGCACTTAACGAATTAACTTTGCCCGTAGGTGAAATTCCCAAAATTGGGATTTTTCCTAGAGTCTTTTTTACGATGTTTGCTGTATTCAGTATGGGGATGACAACCCTTGGATATTTACTCGTAACAGAAGTTACCGGAATCATCAAACTGAACAATGCAGGCCTTACGATCGCATTACTGTCAGTTTTTATTGCCATTGCTATTTATGTTTTAACTTCACTTTTTGTTCGGGTTTTAAAATCAAATACCGACCAAATGGTAAAAAGGTATTTAGGACTTGCCAAAGGAGACTTACGGGAACAGGTTCCTATGGTTTCCACTGATGAATTGGGTCATGGTTCTTTGGCCCTCAATTCCTTTATCCAAAGTCTTCGTAAAATTTCTTCGGTGGTGATTACTGAGTCAGATCGAGTCAGTAATGATTCAAAAGTCATTGCATCTCACACAGAAGGACTTTCTCATGCAATGATGGAACAGGCATCCTCTACTGAACAAATGTCTTCAGGAATAGAAGAGATGACGGCTAGCATTCGTTCAACGGCAGAGGGCGCCAAAAAACAAAATGAAATTACCCAAGATGCTCTGACATCAATAATTGATATGGAATCAGCATTGGTTGATGTACATTCTTCTATGGAAAAAACCGAAATTGAAACAAAACGAATGGAAGAAGAAGTAAATTTGGGCCAATCGGCTTTACAGTCCACCTTGGTTGCTATGGAAGAAATAGAAACCAGTGTGGAACATACATCCGATGTCATCCAGGTTATCGGTGATATCTCTGACAAAATTGGACTTTTGTCTTTGAATGCCTCCATTGAAGCGGCAAGAGCAGGTGATGCAGGCCGAGGATTCGCTGTTGTCGCAAGCGAGATATCTAAGTTAGGTGAACAGACTCTTGAGAATACAAAACGGATTTTGGAAGCAGTTGAGAAGGCTTATGAAGCCTCCAAATCTGGTAGGTTGGCCGTATCCAATACGGAAAAAACATTCCATCAAATCGGACACTCAGTTGATACAACCATCAATCTAATCAAATCCTCTTCCGAGCTGACAAAAAAACAGATGAGTATATCCAAAACGGTAAAAGATAGTTTTGTGAATTTAACAAGGTCTGCTCTTGAGATTGAACAAAACACAGATGAACAAGCTCGCACATCAGTGGAACTCGCTCAAAGTATTGCAACCATATCAGAAGGAACTGAATATTTAAATCAATTTGTTGGTGAAATTGATAAACTTTGTTCTGCACTTTCTGACCAAGCAGGTACTCTCAAACGCGACATTAGTTTCTTTCAAATTTGA
- a CDS encoding PhzF family phenazine biosynthesis protein: MFQTIYIVDAFTHTLFSGNPAAVLVLPQWPSEEWMQNIAKENNLSETAFVVQEKNQYRIRWFTPFVEVDLCGHATLAATYVLKNHYGETREQFDFVSKSGILPVSIEENLIYLNFPTYPEFKESQTINSNLLESILGKSPLEIWEGKDTIFLYSSPSDLDVLNPDFQKLNKLPTNRGYIALSINESGNGAPDYEFRFFGPGLGIPEDPATGSAHCSIAPFVDVRLGKKTYRSRQKSKRGADFYIQCLGDRVSIGGSAVLYLRGEVAKPKD; this comes from the coding sequence ATGTTTCAAACCATATATATTGTAGATGCCTTTACTCATACTCTGTTTTCGGGAAATCCAGCAGCAGTTCTTGTCCTCCCCCAATGGCCGAGTGAAGAATGGATGCAAAATATCGCAAAAGAAAACAATCTTTCCGAAACTGCTTTTGTGGTTCAGGAAAAAAACCAATACAGAATCCGTTGGTTCACTCCGTTTGTAGAGGTAGATCTTTGTGGTCATGCGACCCTTGCTGCGACCTATGTCTTAAAAAATCATTACGGTGAAACCAGAGAGCAGTTTGATTTTGTTTCCAAGTCGGGAATTTTACCTGTCTCTATCGAAGAGAATTTAATTTATCTAAACTTTCCCACCTATCCAGAATTTAAAGAAAGCCAAACCATAAATTCCAACCTACTGGAATCTATACTTGGAAAATCACCTTTAGAAATTTGGGAAGGAAAAGATACGATCTTTCTCTATTCCTCTCCTTCTGATTTGGATGTTTTAAACCCAGACTTTCAGAAACTAAATAAACTACCAACAAACAGGGGATATATTGCTCTCTCCATCAACGAATCAGGAAATGGAGCGCCCGATTACGAGTTCCGATTTTTCGGACCCGGACTTGGGATTCCGGAAGATCCAGCAACAGGATCGGCTCATTGTTCGATCGCTCCCTTTGTGGATGTAAGGCTCGGAAAAAAAACATATAGAAGTCGTCAAAAGTCCAAACGCGGTGCTGATTTTTATATCCAATGTTTGGGAGACCGTGTCTCCATCGGGGGATCTGCGGTTCTGTATTTACGAGGGGAAGTGGCAAAACCAAAAGATTAA
- a CDS encoding OmpP1/FadL family transporter — MLNKKQIRNFLPILFLCPSFLFSSEPFHNIQGFYGERAAGLGGAFTAIADDPSGAYYNPAGLGFTYHDGISISASNFKDVKRSYINIDTPGQIYSQTHQGFDPNFIGLLKNFDRWKFAFSIVNTYNYSYNRVDQVNYPLVSPSINSTRNYTKEKYNQLLVGPSAAYLLTDKLSIGATLYYMNDTKEVSRTQFQQFSDLSYVMRSYVDNRRTSGIMPVIGIQYQPIQKVSLGMSYRRIFVMGGNRLYNEVYADSTRRPGSSAIDYIEGTGDGASSIEAGVLTQKPKLTTSIPQTSEMRFGIAFFPTSRFLASFDMIYTTGYKSRRNQDEISAFGRRVTYTVNDTEVRELTRASTTNFATGMEYYVADTFSVLAGIYTNEPNTKPISWTESAVDLYLQNAHGNQVQVNSGDNSLIYKAPRSGNNPRNEYSRNKGLSLGFSWVTSKSSVSVTYIREVGYGNSRIDPNSLSQSFEYSAHSVYIMVSSRN; from the coding sequence ATGTTAAACAAAAAACAAATTCGAAATTTTCTCCCCATTCTTTTCCTTTGCCCAAGTTTCCTCTTTTCCTCGGAACCTTTTCATAACATCCAAGGATTTTATGGAGAAAGGGCTGCGGGTCTTGGAGGTGCCTTTACCGCCATCGCCGATGACCCTTCCGGTGCGTATTACAATCCGGCCGGACTTGGATTTACTTATCATGATGGGATCTCTATCTCAGCGAGTAATTTCAAGGATGTCAAAAGAAGTTATATCAACATTGATACACCCGGTCAAATCTACAGCCAAACCCACCAAGGTTTTGATCCAAACTTCATTGGTTTGTTGAAGAACTTTGATCGATGGAAATTTGCATTTTCCATAGTGAATACTTATAATTATTCTTATAATCGAGTCGACCAGGTCAATTACCCGCTTGTATCCCCTTCGATCAATTCCACAAGGAATTACACAAAAGAAAAATACAACCAACTCCTGGTGGGACCAAGTGCTGCCTACCTACTTACCGACAAACTTTCTATTGGTGCCACTCTCTACTATATGAATGATACGAAAGAAGTATCAAGAACTCAGTTCCAACAATTTTCTGACCTTAGTTATGTCATGCGCTCCTATGTAGACAACCGTAGAACCTCAGGGATTATGCCTGTTATCGGAATCCAATACCAACCCATCCAAAAAGTTTCCCTTGGGATGAGTTACCGCCGTATCTTTGTTATGGGGGGGAACCGACTGTATAACGAGGTGTATGCGGATTCTACAAGAAGACCAGGTTCCTCGGCAATTGATTATATTGAAGGAACTGGGGACGGGGCATCTTCCATTGAAGCCGGTGTTCTCACACAAAAACCAAAACTCACTACATCCATTCCGCAAACCTCTGAGATGCGATTTGGTATCGCTTTTTTCCCAACCTCAAGGTTTCTTGCTTCCTTCGATATGATTTACACAACCGGATATAAATCTAGAAGGAACCAAGACGAAATCAGCGCTTTCGGAAGGAGAGTTACATACACTGTCAATGATACGGAAGTCCGTGAATTGACAAGAGCCTCCACAACCAACTTTGCAACCGGAATGGAATACTACGTAGCAGACACATTCTCCGTGTTAGCTGGAATTTACACAAACGAACCAAATACCAAACCAATATCCTGGACAGAGTCTGCCGTCGATTTATACTTACAAAATGCTCATGGAAATCAAGTCCAAGTAAATTCAGGGGACAATAGCCTAATTTATAAAGCACCAAGGTCTGGGAATAACCCAAGAAATGAGTATTCCAGAAACAAAGGCCTCAGTTTAGGATTTTCTTGGGTGACTTCGAAATCTTCGGTTTCTGTAACTTACATTCGTGAGGTGGGTTATGGAAATTCAAGGATTGATCCAAATTCCCTTTCTCAATCCTTCGAATACAGCGCTCATTCCGTTTACATCATGGTTAGTTCGAGAAACTAA